The proteins below come from a single Chiloscyllium punctatum isolate Juve2018m chromosome 20, sChiPun1.3, whole genome shotgun sequence genomic window:
- the LOC140492284 gene encoding protein Wnt-8-like: protein MTGPKAFLTYSSSVAAGAESGIDECKHQFTWDRWNCPESALQLSTHNGLRSATRETSFVHAISSAGVMYTLTRNCSMGNFDNCGCDESRSGQAGGRGWVWGGCSDNVEFGERISKQFVDALETGQDSRAAMNLHNNEAGRRAVKETMKRTCKCHGVSGSCSIQTCWLQLVDFRDVGNYLKVKHEHAVKIDLEKRRMKGGNSADNRAAIAEAFRAVLRTELVYLEDSPDYCVRNVTLGLQGTEGRECLQSGKNLSQWERRSCRRLCGECGLRPEERETEIITSCNCKFHWCCTVRCEQCKQIVTKHYCSRRDKSRSSNNKRKNRAQNW, encoded by the exons ATGACCGGACCAAAG GCGTTCCTGACCTACTCCAGTAGTGTCGCTGCTGGGGCCGAGTCCGGCATTGATGAATGTAAACACCAGTTCACCTGGGACCGCTGGAACTGCCCAGAGAGCGCACTACAACTCTCAACACACAATGGTCTTCGGAGTG CCACGAGAGAAACGTCCTTCGTGCATGCTATCAGTTCTGCAGGCGTCATGTACACGCTGACGAGAAACTGCAGTATGGGGAATTTCGATAACTGTGGCTGTGATGAGTCCAGGAGTGGTCAGGCCG GTGGACGAGGCTGGGTTTGGGGAGGATGTAGTGACAATGTTGAATTTGGAGAACGAATTTCTAAACAGTTCGTCGATGCTTTGGAGACGGGGCAGGATTCCAGAGCTGCCATGAATCTCCATAATAACGAAGCAGGAAGAAGG GCTGTCAAAGAGACCATGAAGCGAACCTGCAAGTGTCACGGAGTGTCAGGAAGCTGCAGTATCCAGACCTGCTGGCTCCAGTTGGTTGATTTTCGAGACGTTGGGAACTACTTGAAAGTGAAACACGAACACGCTGTAAAGATTGACTTGGAGAAGAGGCGTATGAAAGGAGGGAATAGCGCGGATAACCGTGCGGCGATCGCAGAAGCGTTCAGAGCAGTGCTGCGGACGGAACTGGTCTACCTGGAAGACTCTCCTGATTACTGCGTCCGGAACGTTACACTGGGATTGCAAGGAACAGAAGgaagggaatgtctccaaagTGGTAAGAACCTCTCCCAGTGGGAGAGAAGGAGCTGCCGAAGGCTGTGCGGGGAGTGCGGGCTCAGGCCagaagagagggagactgagattATCACCAGTTGCAATTGCAAATTTCACTGGTGTTGTACTGTCAGATGTGAGCAGTGCAAACAAATCGTAACCAAACATTATTGTTCTCGGCGAGACAAGAGTAGGTCTTCCAATAATAAGCGCAAAAATCGGGCTCAAAATTGGTAA